The following are encoded together in the Thunnus albacares chromosome 7, fThuAlb1.1, whole genome shotgun sequence genome:
- the fan1 gene encoding fanconi-associated nuclease 1, protein MTERPNKDKLKRSLSLSKSKKKGDVKTGVSSSTAPITSFFSSPQPSKLACPLCGQLIPRFRINEHIDLQCQNFERGDSSAASASNSVVPSIQLSPRRNPPKTPELAPKKEEEVKESQTSPYFKKNNFQQVPREIRSKTVVRTIDLGSLSSKLSRKCHKIPEKTQTEDKNAPTYPDKEEDPSEALSSSQKENFLVEALEDKRDCIATIDLTTTSPETPAANLSCLEKASQPETVRKLFTPKLLSSSNKLTKRKKETTSTGRLSNFNKKAKYEGSSRKTETISSSEGTAETTDIDQYKTETPSTTTCDPLFSSEETYKKNAASINSDLPAESGAEKTNSDQAVESSPPQRLPYYLRNFQTVLQAVLENEDDRELFNQEDMSLIHAFEKLSVMGQKLYVRLFQRKLKWLQVNKLDYGEICSDLGPVAQELVQGGFLQSESDLQDLGEALDLLPAPELKALAKTFHLGSSGTQKQQLVDGLLRLSKQKSLFSLTSAQSNIGAVILKRAKQLAGSCVRLRRGPWAVFSRILLLFSLTDTMDEEEMAAGGQSQLYTILLVNSGRLAFPDYTVQRAAKVFQDREDLIRYEASMRALQEVASAMQAGHWDEALELYTAAKNAWQELRQNHDLSHQEELPVFLRSFTTGWAYTRILSRGVEILQRLRQYEEAVEELRSLLLQSVYCPDSRGRWWDRLALNLHQHLKKPEQAICAIKDGLLDPLVRTGHKLSLHQRAVRMRESASCKKYRLQLKDLPTIQVQDVRHVTIRGQLFPHEGGMGKSRFLIPANGEGEDSANATVICSVEELSLAHYHQQGFDQGIHGEGSTFSTLFALLLWDIIFMEGIPDVFRNPYQTCPLDLYTDSFYENREEAIDSRVQLLSEASMETLHSMLEDVWISQEGKVCSLANWERFSSLQQAQSLVSCLGGAFLGGIIARMAKDYRHCRGGLPDLVVWNTSNNSYKLVEVKGPNDRLSQKQQIWLDELQKLGADVEVCHVVATGARGARLE, encoded by the exons ATGACCGAAAGACCCAACAAAGACAAACTCAAGCGAAGTTTATCATTGTCCAAGAGCAAGAAGAAAGGCGATGTTAAAACTGGGGTTTCTTCCAGCACAGCTCCCATCACCTCGTTCTTCAGCAGCCCGCAGCCGTCTAAACTGGCCTGTCCTCTGTGTGGCCAGTTGATACCCAGATTCAGGATTAATGAGCACATTGATTTGCAATGTCAGAACTTTGAGAGAGGAGACAGCAGTGCCGCCTCAGCAAGTAATAGTGTCGTGCCAAGCATCCAGTTGTCACCAAGAAGGAATCCCCCAAAGACCCCGGAGCTGGCtccaaagaaagaagaagaggtcAAAGAAAGCCAGACCAGTCCTTATTTCAAAAAGAATAACTTTCAGCAGGTGCCACGGGAGATAAGAAGTAAGACTGTAGTTAGAACAATTGACCTGGGAAGTCTGTCCTCTAAGTTATCTAGGAAATGTCATAAGATACCTGAGAAGACACAGACTGAAGATAAAAATGCACCGACTTATCCTGACAAAGAGGAAGATCCTTCGGAGGCCCTTAGCAGCTCACAGAAAGAAAATTTTCTTGTTGAGGCTTTAGAAGACAAAAGAGACTGTATAGCAACCATTGACCTGACAACAACCAGTCCTGAGACCCCAGCAGCAAATCTGTCATGTTTAGAAAAAGCATCTCAACCAGAGACCGTCCGAAAACTGTTTACTCCAAAGTTGCTCTCTTCTTCCAACAAActaacaaagagaaaaaaagaaacaacttcCACTGGTAGGTTGTCCAATTTCAATAAGAAAGCTAAATACGAGGGAAgcagcagaaagacagaaacaatcTCGTCAAGTGAAGGTACAGCAGAGACGACTGATATAGACCAGTATAAAACTGAGACGCCCTCCACCACTACTTGTGACCCCCTTTTTAGTTCAGAAGAAACATATAAGAAAAATGCTGCATCGATCAATAGTGATTTGCCGGCAGAGTCTGGTGCTGAGAAAACCAACAGTGACCAGGCAGTTGAGAGCTCTCCTCCACAACGACTACCCTACTACCTCCGTAATTTCCAGACCGTCCTACAGGCCGTGCTGGAGAATGAGGACGACAGAGAACTGTTCAACCAGGAAGATATGTCACTCATACATGCATTTGAGAAGCTCTCAG TCATGGGGCAGAAGCTGTATGTGAGACTGTTTCAGAGGAAACTGAAGTGGCTCCAAGTTAATAAACTGGATTATGGAGAGATATGCAGTGATTTGGGACCTGTTGCTCAAGAGCTGGTTCAGGGTGGTTTTCTACAGTCAG AGAGTGACCTTCAGGACCTTGGAGAGGCTCTGGATCTCCTGCCGGCCCCTGAACTCAAAGCTCTGGCTAAGACCTTCCATCTGGGCAGTTCTGGGACGCAGAAACAGCAGCTAGTGGACGGGCTTCTCCGTCTGAGCAAGCAGAAGTCCCTCTTCTCTCTGACCTCTGCTCAAAGCAACATTGGGGCTGTCATCCTCAAAAG GGCGAAGCAGCTTGCAGGTTCCTGTGTGCGTCTGCGTCGTGGTCCGTGGGCTGTCTTCTCTCGCATCCTTCTACTCTTCTCTTTGACGGACACTATGGATGAGGAGGAGATGGCAGCTGGTGGACAGAGCCAGCTTTACACCATCCTGCTGGTCAACTCAGGACGTCTGGCTTTCCCAGACTACACAGTGCAGCGTGCAGCAAAGGTGTTTCAGGACAGAGAGGACCTCATCAG ATATGAAGCATCCATGCGAGCCCTGCAAGAAGTGGCCTCAGCTATGCAGGCAGGCCATTGGGACGAGGCCCTGGAGCTTTACACGGCTGCCAAAAATGCCTGGCAGGAGTTGAGGCAAAATCATGACCTCAG TCACCAGGAGGAGCTGCCGGTGTTCCTGCGCAGTTTCACAACAGGATGGGCCTACACTCGTATCCTATCCAGAGGAGTGGAGATCTTACAGAGGCTACGTCAATATGAG gaAGCAGTCGAGGAGCTGCGGTCCTTATTATTGCAGTCTGTTTATTGTCCTGACAGCCGAGGGCGATGGTGGGACAGACTGGCGTTAAACCTTCACCAGCACCTCAAAAAACCTGAGCAA GCTATTTGTGCTATCAAAGACGGGCTGTTAGACCCTCTGGTGCGAACAGGACATAAGCTATCCCTCCATCAGAGAGCTGTAAGGATGAGAGAGTCTGCTAGCTGCAAGAAGTACCGTCTACAACTCAAAGACCTGCCCACTATCCAAGTCCAAGATGTCAGACAT GTGACCATCCGAGGACAGCTGTTTCCTCATGAAGGCGGCATGGGGAAATCTCGGTTTCTTATTCCAGCAAACGGAGAAGGGGAAGATAGTGCTAATGCTACTGTAATATGCTCTGTGGAAGAGCTCTCTTTAGCACATTACCACCAACAAGGTTTTGATCAAG GGATCCATGGAGAGGGCTCAACATTTTCTACGTTGTTTGCACTTCTGTTATGGGACATCATTTTTATGGAGGGTATTCCAGATGTTTTCCGAAATCCGTACCAG ACATGTCCACTGGACCTTTACACTGACAGTTTCTATGAGAACAGAGAGGAGGCAATCGATAGCCGTGTACAGTTACTGAGTGAAGCTTCTATGGAGACGCTGCATAGCATGTTGGAGGATGTCTGGATCTCCCAGGAGGGTAAAGTGTGTTCATTGGCCAACTGGGAGCGTTTCTCCTCTCTTCAACAGGCTCAG TCTCTTGTTTCATGCCTGGGTGGAGCGTTCTTAGGAGGAATAATAGCACGGATGGCAAAAGACTACAGGCACTGCCGTGGAGGTTTGCCTGACCTAGTGGTGTGGAACACCTCCAACAACAGCTACAAG CTGGTGGAGGTGAAGGGGCCCAATGACCGGCTGTCCCAGAAGCAACAGATTTGGCTGGATGAGCTGCAGAAACTGGGGGCTGATGTGGAGGTGTGTCACGTGGTGGCTACTGGAGCCAGAGGAGCTCGTCTGGAATAA
- the apba2a gene encoding amyloid-beta A4 precursor protein-binding family A member 2 has protein sequence MAHGKRPGTISKILAPSSPPCPGPGLTKQSQEEHSGLVKEVSAQPLCTLKDDNNDQLTPPAPANHYYTSCDPRPEDMEDTCSEYDNVGSDVEQDYDEVLHLNREGIMDMRYYKQYCPEDGGYIKHAVGDNINESSSAIDQFTPRPCHSTEICEGPQSDTKPHKTGHRFRSHCAPIAADEAEGEVEKGQENRFFFSDGDEIEEVLDGAKFIEDLEETENSVQKQASLYQDNENERIRKGGDEREREDDTRITRNYNIPGANKKCESSHMGPKEKERQGKGRGRRGAGQDIEHIVSGIKECTTNSAEQRPKTLSKDYKKAAVRTKARSSSSKQHPLPPPRHSHAQSPADTQKAQPRREAPPVPRPSPSVNSRESDPRVIEPSLAPHQTPEQQREPLEERQRPPEKPQQQGEKPSKAVMPENVPEQPRRPQCPELVPAEESNTPKKTQEAASFPSFEDVPGPCEPEDLIDGIIFAANYLGCTQVLSDKNPSKSVRMSQAHEAVSRIKSQDEDSQMMTEVDLFISTKAVKVLNADTQETMMDSALRTISYIADIGSIVVLMARRRMSQASSEDFAESPVSTSEGKSQYRMICYVFESEDAQLIAQSIGQAFSVAYREFLRANGINPTDLSQKQYSDIINSQEMYHDDLVHFSNSDNCKELYVEKQKGESLGVVIVESGWGSILPTVILASMLNSGPAARSGKLSVGDQIMSINDTSLVGLPLATCQGIIKGLKNQLKVKLSIVSCPPVTTVLIKRPDLKFQLGFSVQNGIICSLMRGGIAERGGVRVGHRIIEINGQSVVAMAHEKIVQTLSVSVGEINMKTMPAVMFRLLTGQETPTYI, from the exons ATGGCTCATGGAAAGAGGCCAGGAACCATTTCCAAAATATTGGCTCCCAGCTCTCCGCCGTGCCCTGGTCCAGGACTCACAAAACAGAGCCAAGAAGAGCACAGTGGTTTGGTGAAGGAGGTATCAGCGCAACCACTGTGTACCTTGAAGGATGATAACAATGACCAGCTGACTCCTCCTGCCCCTGCAAACCACTATTACACGAGTTGTGACCCTCGTCCTGAGGACATGGAGGACACCTGCTCTGAGTACGACAATGTGGGCTCTGATGTCGAGCAGGATTATGATGAGGTACTACATTTAAACAGGGAGGGCATCATGGACATGAGGTATTACAAGCAGTACTGTCCTGAGGATGGTGGCTATATAAAGCATGCAGTGGGTGATAATATTAATGAGAGCAGCAGTGCCATTGACCAATTCACTCCCAGGCCTTGTCATAGCACAGAAATATGCGAGGGACCACAATCAGACACTAAGCCTCACAAGACAGGCCATCGGTTTAGGTCGCATTGCGCCCCCATTGCTGCAGATGAAGCGGAGGGGGAAGTGGAAAAGGGCCAGGAGAACAGGTTCTTCTTTAGTGACGGAGATGAGATAGAGGAGGTGCTGGATGGTGCCAAATTTATAGAGGATTTAGAGGAGACAGAGAACAGTGTTCAGAAGCAGGCTAGCCTTTATCAGGACAATGAGAATGAAAGAATTAGAAAGGGAGGTGATGAAAGGGAAAGAGAAGATGACACTCGAATCACAAGAAACTATAATATCCCAGGAGCCAATAAGAAGTGTGAGTCCTCTCACATGGGTccaaaagagaaggagaggcagGGTAAAGGACGAGGGAGGAGGGGAGCAGGACAGGACATTGAGCATATTGTCTCTGGGATCAAAGAATGCACGACCAACAGCGCTGAACAGCGTCCAAAGACACTGTCAAAGGACTACAAAAAGGCCGCTGTGCGGACCAAAGCTAGATCTAGTTCCAGTAAGCAACATCCTCTTCCACCGCCTCGTCATTCCCATGCTCAGTCACCTGCCGACACACAGAAGGCTCAACCTCGTAGAGAGGCTCCTCCTGTTCCCAGACCCAGTCCCTCTGTTAACAGCCGGGAGAGTGATCCCAGGGTTATCGAACCATCCCTGGCTCCTCATCAGACACCAGAGCAACAGAGGGAGCCTCTTGAGGAGAGGCAGAGACCGCCAGAGAAACCCCAGCAG CAGGGTGAGAAGCCAAGCAAAGCCGTGATGCCTGAGAACGTGCCAGAACAGCCGAGGAGGCCTCAATGCCCAGAGCTCGTCCCTGCAGAGGAGAGCAATACTCCCAAG aaaacacaggaagctgCTTCTTTTCCCAGCTTTGAGGACG TCCCAGGTCCCTGTGAGCCTGAAGATCTTATTGATGGAATCATCTTTGCTGCTAACTACCTTGGCTGCACTCAGGTGTTATCTGATAAGAATCCCTCCAAATCTGTCCGCATGTCCCAGGCCCATGAAGCTGTCAGTCGTATCAAG agCCAAGATGAAGACTCTCAAATGATGACTGAAGTGGACCTGTTTATCTCCACTAAAGCTGTCAAAGTGCTCAATGCTGACACACAG GAGACAATGATGGACAGTGCCTTGCGTACTATCTCCTACATCGCAGACATTGGCAGTATTGTGGTTCTGATGGCACGGAGGCGCATGTCTCAGGCGTCGTCAGAGGATTTTGCAGAATCTCCTGTTTCTACCAGTGAAGGGAAGAGTCAGTACAGGATGATCTGCTATGTCTTTGAGTCAGAGGAT GCGCAGCTCATTGCACAGTCCATCGGTCAGGCTTTTAGCGTGGCTTACAGAGAATTCCTGCGAGCCAATGGCATCAACCCGACGGACTTGAGCCAGAAACAatacagtgacatcatcaactcCCAGGAAATGTACCACGATGACCTCGTCCATTTCTCAAACTCAGACAACTGTAAAGAG CTGTATGTGGAGAAGCAGAAAGGGGAGAGCCTCGGTGTGGTGATTGTTGAGTCCGGCTGGGGCTCCATTCTGCCCACCGTCATCCTGGCCAGCATGCTGAACAGCGGCCCTGCAGCTCGCTCTGGTAAACTCAGTGTTGGGGACCAGATTATGTCCATCAATGACACCAGCCTAGTGGGGCTGCCGCTGGCCACCTGCCAGGGCATCATCAAG GGTCTAAAGAATCAGTTGAAGGTAAAGCTTAGTATTGTGAGCTGCCCTCCTGTCACCACTGTCCTCATCAAGAGACCTGATCTCAAGTTTCAGCTTGGCTTCAGTGTTCAGAACGGCATT ATCTGCAGCCTGATGCGGGGTGGCATTGCTGAGCGAGGTGGTGTGCGTGTTGGACACAGAATCATTGAAATAAATGGTCAGAGTGTGGTTGCCATGGCTCATGAGAAGATTGTTCAAACCTTGTCTGTGTCAGTGGGTGAG ATCAACATGAAGACGATGCCTGCTGTGATGTTCAGACTGCTGACCGGACAGGAGACACCTACCTACATATAA